One window of the Thiovulum sp. ES genome contains the following:
- a CDS encoding 4Fe-4S protein, producing the protein MAVYINDTCINCGACIDECPTEAIVDEDENPTGEEFHYVHGEKCVECVGHHDVPACATACPTEGCIVWDAIGDSPSHREDIGADMRNRETAIVEE; encoded by the coding sequence ATGGCTGTTTATATTAATGACACATGTATTAACTGTGGTGCTTGTATTGATGAATGTCCAACTGAAGCAATTGTTGATGAGGATGAGAACCCAACAGGTGAAGAATTTCACTATGTTCATGGTGAGAAATGCGTAGAATGTGTTGGACATCACGATGTTCCTGCATGTGCTACTGCTTGTCCTACTGAGGGTTGTATCGTTTGGGATGCTATCGGCGATTCTCCTTCACACAGAGAAGACATTGGTGCTGACATGAGAAATCGAGAAACTGCTATTGTAGAAGAGTAA
- a CDS encoding glycosyl transferase (PFAM: Glycosyl transferase family 2), translated as MTSILMNCYNCKRYLKEAIDSVYAQTVSDWEVIFIDNCSTDGSKEILEDYDEKIKYYKTEKNVSLGEARNFGLLFCKSEYLAFLDTDDAWLPEKLETELELMDKNQNFQMCYSSFFFINENSIETTKYSVFAESGNIFKHLLKRYEINMQTVLLRNNFNISFNPQMEFSPDYDLFMEIASKKEIGVISAPLVKYRKTSSSLTSKKVSRWWLEMKMTLDRILKNFTELQNSDEVRFAYAKVFYYKAIYLIKEKKTKEAREYLKRIRFLDSKYFSLYILSFSPYLWNLVHKLK; from the coding sequence CAATTTTAATGAATTGCTACAACTGTAAAAGATATTTAAAAGAAGCGATTGATTCAGTTTATGCACAAACAGTTTCAGATTGGGAAGTTATTTTTATTGACAATTGCTCAACAGATGGAAGTAAAGAGATTTTAGAAGATTACGATGAAAAAATCAAATATTACAAAACAGAGAAAAATGTTTCTCTTGGAGAAGCAAGAAATTTTGGTTTGCTATTTTGTAAAAGTGAATATTTAGCTTTTTTAGATACAGATGATGCTTGGTTGCCTGAAAAATTGGAAACAGAACTTGAATTGATGGATAAAAACCAAAATTTTCAGATGTGCTACTCCTCTTTTTTCTTTATTAATGAAAACAGTATTGAGACAACAAAATATTCTGTTTTTGCAGAGAGCGGAAATATTTTTAAACATCTTCTTAAAAGATACGAAATAAACATGCAAACAGTTTTATTGAGAAACAATTTCAACATATCTTTTAATCCGCAGATGGAGTTTTCACCAGATTATGATCTATTTATGGAAATTGCATCAAAAAAAGAGATTGGTGTTATTTCCGCTCCACTTGTAAAGTACAGAAAAACATCTTCATCTTTAACTTCTAAAAAAGTTTCTCGTTGGTGGCTTGAGATGAAAATGACTCTTGACAGAATTTTAAAAAACTTCACAGAACTCCAAAATAGCGATGAGGTTCGTTTTGCATATGCAAAAGTCTTCTACTACAAAGCAATCTATCTTATAAAAGAGAAAAAAACTAAAGAGGCTCGAGAGTATTTAAAAAGAATTCGTTTTCTTGACAGTAAATATTTTTCTCTCTATATTCTCTCCTTTTCTCCATATTTATGGAATCTTGTCCATAAGTTGAAATAA